Proteins from one Ficedula albicollis isolate OC2 chromosome 3, FicAlb1.5, whole genome shotgun sequence genomic window:
- the FBLN7 gene encoding fibulin-7, with translation MHGETQSEGAQGTSDAAELPHQPPPASSRLAPGRSGGAGRSPSLSPSLFPQSCLSRQQLLAAIRQMQQLLKGQETRFSEGLRAVRSRLSTIHASLARAAPQPPARESSAQYSRETAGKGCLGRREPPPNSSPLHGLAASCPALQAPADGRKFGTKYLVDHEVHFACDPGFQLLGSSTRMCQANGSWTGQEPRCAEISECSSSPCQNGGTCLEGLDHFKCLCPPQWTRSEERSSSPCQNGGTCLEGLDHFKCLCPPQWTGTTCQYQAQTAPPAWSVTDDPAFSRQPRCAQIAQTQQCSCDPGFHMSGTAPDGICQDLNECEVYQQEGGPRLCAHACVNIPGSFRCSCPAGYVLLGDGKSCEDIDECSLSQDNCTSGSTCINTGGGFQCVTPQCPPASGNVSYVKTSPFQCERNPCPMENRWCQQAPKTISFHYLPLPSKLRA, from the exons ATGCACGGGGAAACACAAAGTGAGGGCGCTCAGGGAACATCGGATGCTGCGGAGCTCCCGCACCAGCCTCCTCCCGCGAGCAGCAGGTTGGCTCCTGGGAGGAGCGGCGGCGCAGGGaggtccccatccctgtccccatccctgttcccgcagagctgcctcagcaggcagcagctcctggctgccatccggcagatgcagcagctgctgaaggggCAGGAGACGCGCTTCTCGGAGGGGCTGCGCGCCGTGAGGAGCCGCCTCAGCACCATCCACGCCTCCCTGGCCAGGGCCGCCCCGCAGCCGCCCGCCCGTGAGTCCTCGGCACAGTATTCCAGGGAAACAGCAGGTAAAGGGTGCCTTGGAAGGAGAGAGCCCCCTCCAAACTCATCCCCTCTCCACGGTCTCGCAgcctcctgtcctgccctccAAGCCCCTGCGGATGGGAGGAAGTTCGGCACCAAGTATTTGGTGGATCACGAGGTTCACTTCGCCTGTGATCCGGgattccagctgctgggctccagcacaCGGATGTGCCAGGCCAACGGCAGCTGGACAGGGCAGGAGCCCCGCTGTGCAG AGATCAGCGAGTGCTcgagcagcccctgccagaaCGGCGGGACGTGCCTGGAGGGGCTCGACCACTTCAAATGCCTCTGCCCCCCGCAGTGGaccagatcggaagagc gctcgagcagcccctgccagaaCGGCGGGACGTGCCTGGAGGGGCTCGACCACTTCAAATGCCTCTGCCCCCCGCAGTGGACCGGGACCACCTGCCAGTACCAGGCTCAGACCG CTCCTCCCGCCTGGAGCGTGACGGATGACCCGGCCTTCAGCCGGCAGCCCCGCTGTGCCCAGATCGCCCAgacccagcagtgcagctgcgATCCCGGCTTCCACATGAGCGGCACGGCTCCCGACGGGATCTGCCAGG ACCTCAACGAGTGCGAGGTGTACCAGCAGGAAGGGGGACCCCGGCTCTGCGCCCACGCCTGTGTCAACATTCCCGGCTCCTTCCGCTGCTCCTGCCCCGCCGGGTACGTGCTGCTGGGCGACGGCAAGAGCTGCGAAG ATATTGACGAGTGCTCCCTATCCCAGGATAACTGCACGAGCGGGAGCACCTGCATCAACACCGGGGGGGGCTTCCAGTGCGTcaccccccagtgccccccgGCCTCTGGCAACGTCTCCTACGTCAAAACCTCTCCTTT CCAGTGCGAGCGCAACCCGTGCCCCATGGAGAACCGCTGGTGCCAGCAGGCGCCCAAAACCATCTCGTTCCACTACCTGCCGCTGCCCTCCAAGCTGcgcgcc